From a single Candidatus Izimaplasma bacterium HR1 genomic region:
- a CDS encoding Transcriptional regulator PadR-like family protein, whose translation MSTQLKKGVLEMVVLNKIAQRDTYGYDIYQEISSNMAISESTIYPILRKLTKEGLCETYLRESSEGPPRKYFKITRQGKRRIEVLRVDWTKFQRVVNLMIRSDRYE comes from the coding sequence ATGAGTACGCAACTAAAAAAAGGTGTCCTTGAGATGGTTGTACTAAACAAAATTGCACAACGAGATACTTACGGATATGATATATATCAAGAGATTAGTAGTAATATGGCTATTAGTGAAAGTACGATATATCCAATATTAAGGAAACTAACAAAAGAAGGTCTCTGTGAAACATATTTACGAGAATCATCAGAAGGACCACCAAGAAAGTATTTTAAAATTACAAGGCAAGGTAAAAGAAGAATTGAAGTCTTAAGAGTGGACTGGACAAAATTTCAGCGAGTCGTTAATTTAATGATAAGGAGTGATCGATATGAATAA
- the dnaE gene encoding DNA polymerase III subunit alpha: MAFTHLYVETNYALNGSNIRINELVKRAVSYGYTSLAITDPKMHGTIKFYKACKANNINPVIGLSAIVEGLNSTAKNKVVFLAKSNEGYQNLLKISSIYSLNKIISLSEIKANIKGLITIIISDESELYNAYSNKQANTIREFKELLNNCFDEYYLSISSNESFNTDLSKMFNFVVLPKVSLLDDEDREIHKLLSKVFNIDESNLLGELNDELLKRPEEVEKDYSQYKQALNNTTKIADSCKITIDFSTTHLPKYKLKDNIKAKEYLHALVFKGLDKRVRGLKIDKNKYIDRLNYELRVIDEMGYNDYFLIVWDFVKYAKQNKYLVGPGRGSAAASLVSYCLGITSVDSIAHELVFERFLNPERITLPDIDMDLPDDKRDDVIKYVRDFYGVEKVASICTFGTFKSKSAIRDTARVIDFEGVLLTQLTKESDKYNSITDMVENSETVKNIISQNKDAKNLLYLASKLEGLLRHVSTHAAGIIVTGDDMTNHTPIQVGLLDMIQTQYEAKDLEDLGLLKIDFLGLRNLSSIDKICQLISYKEKKNIDIYKVPLNDQKTFDLLKRTETTGIFQLESRGMRSLIGQMQIDSFEDIVTILALFRPGPMENIPSYIRRRNNLEKITYPHKILEDVLKSTNGIIIYQEQIIQIASLFAGYSLGEADVLRRAVSKKSEKILHEERANFVKKAKELNRDEKTSNEIYDYIVKFANYGFNKAHSVAYAMVSYWMAYLKANYPKYFISILTTSVIGSEAMMKEYIFEANKIGVKILPPSINKSNHIFNPENNNLRFPLLGIKNLGRNTVRDLVEVRKDGAFENYFDFVRRCHKTLNKRVIESLIYAGALDEFGYSKHTMIDQLDEVINFSLYGDFIKQDEFVIENLEEYSYEVLKEKEKSILGFNLFVNPLTNFEEYIKKHKLLVPSDINEEYINREIRMVAVLSKVRQIKTKNNKEMAFITVDDEAKKLNGVLFTSTYQKFKDKLIKGEVYLLKGKIDNRNNEIQLIVNNLLKLDK, from the coding sequence ATGGCATTTACACACTTATACGTAGAAACAAACTATGCGTTGAACGGATCCAATATTCGGATAAATGAATTAGTAAAAAGAGCTGTATCCTATGGATACACTTCTTTAGCTATAACTGATCCTAAAATGCATGGTACTATCAAGTTCTATAAAGCGTGTAAAGCGAACAACATTAATCCAGTTATCGGTTTAAGTGCAATAGTAGAAGGTTTAAATTCTACTGCAAAGAATAAAGTGGTTTTTCTAGCTAAAAGCAATGAAGGGTATCAAAATCTATTGAAAATATCATCAATATATAGTTTGAATAAGATAATCAGTTTATCGGAGATTAAAGCCAATATAAAAGGTTTAATTACCATAATAATTAGTGATGAAAGTGAACTATATAATGCATATAGTAATAAGCAAGCTAACACAATAAGAGAATTTAAAGAGTTACTAAATAACTGTTTCGATGAGTATTACTTATCAATTAGTAGTAATGAATCATTTAATACTGATTTAAGTAAGATGTTTAATTTCGTTGTGTTACCTAAAGTTAGTCTTCTTGATGATGAGGATAGAGAAATACATAAATTATTGAGTAAAGTTTTCAATATTGATGAAAGTAATCTTTTAGGTGAACTGAATGATGAGTTATTAAAAAGACCAGAAGAAGTTGAGAAAGATTACTCACAGTATAAACAAGCTTTAAACAATACAACAAAAATTGCAGATTCATGCAAAATAACAATTGATTTTTCAACGACTCATCTACCTAAATATAAATTAAAAGATAATATTAAAGCTAAAGAGTATTTACATGCTCTTGTTTTTAAAGGTTTGGATAAACGAGTTAGAGGATTAAAAATAGATAAGAATAAATATATTGATAGACTAAACTATGAACTTAGAGTTATTGATGAAATGGGATATAATGATTACTTTTTAATCGTTTGGGATTTTGTTAAATATGCCAAACAAAACAAATACTTAGTAGGACCAGGACGTGGTAGTGCTGCTGCTAGTTTAGTGTCTTATTGTTTAGGAATAACCTCGGTAGATTCGATTGCCCATGAACTTGTATTCGAAAGATTCTTGAACCCAGAGCGTATAACTTTGCCAGATATCGATATGGATTTACCAGATGATAAAAGAGATGATGTTATCAAATATGTAAGAGATTTTTACGGTGTTGAGAAAGTAGCTTCTATATGTACCTTCGGTACTTTTAAATCAAAATCAGCCATAAGAGATACTGCAAGAGTTATTGATTTTGAAGGAGTTCTTTTAACCCAACTAACTAAAGAATCTGACAAATATAATTCTATTACTGATATGGTAGAAAATTCTGAAACAGTTAAAAATATAATCAGTCAAAATAAAGACGCTAAAAACCTTCTATATTTGGCTTCTAAGCTAGAAGGACTATTAAGACATGTGTCAACTCATGCAGCAGGAATAATAGTTACTGGAGATGATATGACTAATCATACGCCAATTCAAGTTGGACTGTTAGACATGATTCAAACTCAATATGAAGCGAAAGATCTAGAAGATTTAGGTCTTCTTAAAATTGATTTCTTAGGACTTAGAAACTTATCAAGTATTGATAAGATATGCCAGTTAATTAGTTATAAAGAGAAAAAGAATATAGATATCTACAAAGTTCCACTAAACGATCAAAAGACTTTTGATTTGTTAAAAAGGACTGAAACAACGGGTATCTTCCAATTAGAATCTCGCGGAATGAGAAGTCTAATTGGCCAAATGCAAATTGATTCATTTGAAGATATAGTAACTATCCTGGCTTTATTTAGACCAGGACCAATGGAGAATATTCCTTCTTATATTAGAAGAAGAAATAACTTAGAAAAGATTACTTATCCCCACAAAATATTAGAAGATGTTCTAAAATCAACAAATGGGATTATTATTTACCAAGAGCAAATTATTCAAATTGCAAGTCTGTTTGCTGGATATTCACTTGGAGAAGCTGATGTTTTAAGAAGAGCAGTTAGTAAAAAGTCAGAAAAGATACTACATGAAGAACGTGCTAATTTTGTTAAAAAGGCAAAAGAGTTAAATCGAGATGAAAAAACAAGTAATGAAATATATGATTATATAGTTAAGTTTGCAAACTACGGTTTTAATAAAGCTCATAGCGTTGCATACGCTATGGTTTCATACTGGATGGCTTATCTTAAAGCAAATTATCCTAAGTATTTTATTAGCATTTTGACTACAAGCGTTATTGGTTCAGAAGCAATGATGAAAGAATATATCTTTGAAGCTAACAAAATTGGTGTTAAAATATTACCACCATCAATTAATAAATCTAATCATATCTTTAACCCTGAGAATAATAATCTAAGATTCCCATTGTTAGGGATTAAAAACTTAGGTAGAAACACAGTTAGAGATTTGGTAGAAGTCAGAAAAGATGGGGCTTTTGAAAATTACTTTGATTTCGTAAGAAGGTGCCATAAAACACTGAATAAGAGAGTTATAGAATCATTAATCTATGCTGGTGCTTTAGATGAATTTGGTTATTCTAAACATACAATGATTGATCAATTGGATGAAGTTATCAATTTTAGTTTATATGGTGATTTTATCAAACAAGATGAGTTTGTTATCGAAAACTTAGAGGAATACTCTTATGAGGTTTTAAAAGAAAAAGAAAAAAGTATTTTAGGTTTCAATTTATTTGTTAATCCATTAACTAATTTTGAAGAATATATTAAGAAACATAAATTACTAGTACCTTCGGATATAAATGAAGAGTATATAAATAGAGAAATAAGAATGGTTGCTGTTTTATCTAAAGTGAGACAGATAAAAACTAAGAATAATAAGGAAATGGCTTTTATTACAGTGGATGATGAAGCAAAAAAACTTAATGGTGTGTTGTTTACTAGTACCTATCAAAAGTTTAAAGATAAGCTTATTAAAGGCGAAGTCTATCTTCTCAAAGGGAAGATAGATAATAGAAATAATGAAATACAATTAATTGTTAACAATTTGTTAAAACTTGATAAATGA
- the pfkA gene encoding 6-phosphofructokinase isozyme 1, with protein sequence MKRIAVMTSGGDAPGMNAAIRAVVRSGLHYGLEVYGIFHGYKGLCEGKIRKLNRYDVTRIISRGGTVLGSARYPEFAKKEVREIAVKQIRDLGIDAIVVIGGDGTYRGAQALSEMGIPTIGLPGTIDNDISSTDYTIGFFTAMQTVVDSIDKLRDTSMSHKRCSVVEVMGRHCGDLALYAGIAGGSEFIITPETGFDKEQLIEAITNSNKSGKRHAIVIVTENMLNVLDLSKEIEEKTGFETRATVLGHVQRGGDPAAFDRVLATEMGEYAVDLLVKGKSGRAVGLKGMEYVDYDINFALNKKREIPNKRYGLVGRLK encoded by the coding sequence ATGAAAAGAATTGCAGTGATGACTTCAGGAGGAGATGCTCCTGGGATGAATGCCGCTATTAGAGCAGTTGTAAGAAGTGGTTTACATTATGGGTTAGAAGTATATGGGATTTTTCATGGATATAAAGGACTATGTGAAGGAAAAATTAGAAAACTTAATCGCTATGATGTTACAAGAATTATAAGTCGTGGTGGTACTGTTTTAGGTAGCGCTAGATACCCTGAGTTTGCCAAAAAAGAAGTTAGAGAAATTGCCGTAAAGCAAATTAGAGATTTAGGTATAGATGCTATTGTTGTAATTGGTGGAGATGGTACATATAGAGGAGCCCAAGCTTTAAGTGAAATGGGTATTCCTACAATTGGATTACCAGGAACAATAGATAATGATATTTCAAGTACTGATTATACAATTGGCTTTTTTACAGCAATGCAAACTGTTGTCGATAGTATAGACAAATTACGAGACACTTCAATGTCTCATAAAAGGTGTAGTGTAGTTGAAGTAATGGGAAGACATTGCGGAGACTTAGCATTATACGCAGGAATTGCTGGAGGTAGTGAATTTATTATTACTCCAGAAACAGGATTTGATAAGGAACAGCTTATTGAAGCTATCACTAATTCAAACAAGAGTGGTAAGAGACACGCGATTGTTATTGTTACTGAAAATATGCTAAATGTTTTAGATCTTTCCAAAGAGATTGAAGAGAAAACAGGATTTGAAACAAGAGCTACTGTCTTAGGACATGTTCAAAGAGGTGGAGATCCTGCAGCTTTCGATAGAGTATTAGCTACAGAAATGGGAGAATACGCTGTTGATTTATTAGTTAAAGGAAAAAGCGGAAGAGCCGTCGGACTTAAAGGTATGGAATATGTAGATTACGACATTAATTTTGCTTTAAATAAAAAAAGAGAGATACCAAATAAAAGATATGGTTTAGTTGGTAGATTAAAATAG
- the pyk gene encoding Pyruvate kinase, producing MIPFNQTKIICTIGPASDSFEIMKALVEAGMDVMRMNFSHGTHQDHYEKLMTLDKINEELGTHIAALLDTKGPEIRTHLFKDGKATVAEGAKVIIHMDEVEGDSTHFSISYPNLYKDMKVGQTILVDDGYLALKVEKIDLANKLIHTIAENGHILKNRKGINVPGVKLNLDFISPKDYADIVWGCENNVDFIAASFVRRASDVQEIRNIIKYNGNKEIQIISKIENIEGVENIDEIIEISDGIMIARGDLGVEVPAEDVPVIQKSIINKCLAKGKISVTATQMLESMIEHPRPTRAEVSDVANAIYDGTDAIMLSGESAVGNYPVESVETMNRIANRIEAQIDRKDIVKRANKQNDSSRRIATSIAISVAYTVIQSKVNLIIVPTVSGRTAKYLSQFRPNARILALTSSDKYAKGLQLHSGVEPIEVHLVKDVETVVAEAIKIAKRDYGIKKGDRVIITGGFPIGEPTNGMRIVDIT from the coding sequence ATGATACCGTTCAATCAAACAAAAATTATATGTACTATTGGACCAGCATCAGATAGTTTTGAAATAATGAAAGCTTTAGTAGAAGCTGGAATGGATGTTATGAGAATGAACTTTTCTCATGGTACACATCAAGATCATTATGAAAAATTGATGACATTGGACAAAATCAATGAAGAATTAGGAACACATATTGCTGCTTTACTAGATACTAAAGGGCCAGAAATTAGAACTCATCTTTTTAAAGATGGAAAGGCTACTGTAGCTGAAGGTGCTAAAGTTATTATTCATATGGATGAAGTTGAAGGAGATAGTACTCATTTTAGTATTTCTTATCCAAACCTTTATAAAGATATGAAAGTGGGACAAACAATTCTCGTTGATGATGGGTACCTAGCTTTAAAAGTTGAAAAAATCGATTTAGCGAATAAATTAATTCACACTATTGCTGAAAACGGGCACATTCTAAAAAACAGAAAAGGAATTAATGTTCCTGGTGTTAAATTAAACTTAGACTTTATATCACCAAAAGACTACGCAGATATCGTGTGGGGTTGTGAAAACAACGTTGATTTTATCGCTGCTTCTTTTGTAAGGCGTGCTAGTGATGTCCAAGAAATTCGTAATATTATCAAATATAATGGAAATAAAGAAATTCAAATTATTTCTAAAATTGAGAATATTGAAGGTGTAGAAAATATCGATGAAATCATTGAAATAAGTGATGGGATTATGATTGCTCGTGGTGATTTAGGTGTCGAAGTACCTGCTGAAGATGTACCAGTAATTCAAAAAAGTATTATTAATAAATGCTTAGCTAAAGGTAAAATTAGTGTTACAGCAACACAAATGTTAGAATCTATGATTGAACATCCTCGCCCAACTCGTGCTGAAGTTAGCGATGTAGCTAACGCTATATACGATGGTACAGATGCTATCATGTTAAGTGGTGAAAGTGCAGTTGGTAATTATCCTGTTGAATCTGTTGAAACAATGAACCGCATAGCAAATAGGATTGAAGCACAAATTGATCGTAAAGATATCGTTAAACGTGCAAATAAGCAAAACGATTCATCAAGACGTATTGCTACATCAATTGCAATAAGTGTTGCTTATACTGTAATTCAAAGTAAAGTAAATTTAATTATTGTGCCAACTGTTTCAGGACGAACTGCAAAGTATTTATCACAATTTAGACCTAATGCAAGAATCTTGGCATTAACATCATCAGACAAGTATGCCAAAGGATTACAGCTTCATAGTGGTGTAGAACCAATTGAAGTACATTTGGTTAAAGATGTAGAGACAGTAGTAGCAGAAGCAATCAAAATAGCTAAAAGAGATTATGGTATCAAAAAAGGTGATCGAGTTATTATCACCGGTGGATTCCCAATTGGGGAGCCAACTAACGGTATGCGTATTGTTGATATTACTTAA
- the slmA_2 gene encoding Nucleoid occlusion factor SlmA translates to MARKDQILDALVEIFRTQGIGADFTISQLAAKVDIGKSTIYEYFDTKDQLLQEAVIRVVDKSIETIHNHELVDSDFETQIKKELSNLFDIALNSRFLFNLITPNFKRIMPDEHRKKMTEKIKSVNVFYQERFTSVFSKGIVEGKLKPELVGENQMLLTSLVVGSIIRIANANMEIDKELNIKDYIDKVYTAIIKITN, encoded by the coding sequence TTGGCAAGAAAAGATCAAATATTAGATGCATTAGTTGAAATATTTAGAACTCAAGGAATCGGTGCTGATTTTACCATCAGCCAATTAGCTGCAAAAGTAGATATCGGAAAAAGCACAATTTATGAGTACTTTGATACTAAAGATCAGTTACTACAAGAAGCAGTAATCCGTGTAGTTGATAAATCAATAGAAACGATTCATAACCATGAATTAGTAGATAGTGATTTTGAAACTCAGATAAAAAAAGAGTTATCGAATCTCTTTGATATAGCTTTGAACAGTCGGTTCTTATTTAACTTAATCACTCCTAATTTCAAAAGAATTATGCCTGACGAACATCGAAAGAAAATGACAGAAAAAATCAAAAGTGTTAATGTGTTTTATCAAGAAAGATTTACATCAGTCTTTTCAAAAGGAATTGTAGAGGGTAAATTAAAACCAGAACTAGTAGGAGAAAACCAAATGTTATTAACATCACTAGTTGTTGGGAGTATAATTCGTATTGCAAATGCAAATATGGAAATTGACAAAGAGTTGAATATTAAAGATTATATCGATAAAGTTTATACTGCGATTATAAAGATTACTAATTAA
- the swrC gene encoding Swarming motility protein SwrC: MKNLAKFSVDRAVTVFMAVIIVIVFGVVSYTNLTTDLFPNMNLPYSVVVTTYPGASPTEVEDVVTNPLEDALATTTNVKEITSMSQENFSLIILEFNGDTNMDSAIIEMRETIDMSTASMPDMVGSSMIIKLNPDMMPIMQLSVSKGDLNQRELTEYVYDEIVPNIEKVPGVASVSISGAYESEIQVVIDEAILAEKNNEIDAINAQFIAMLGVDAPQLPLLDKELIGQILQAQNFEYPVGYANIADTEYSDGIYLVRVGDEFGTTDEIEHLTVFTFPGMLNPAYNPEIHPIEMMYVINPLEIGMNEITDIDFVNANEKEYSKVNGDNAISISIQKSSEYATTDVTKEIIAVLEGLSETDTDTDFTVLLDQGEYIGFATGSVVNNLVYGAILAVIVLIIFLRSARATFIVGISIPISLMFAIVLIYFSGITLNIVSLGGLALGIGMLVDNSIVVMENIFRMKKLGYSNRDAAIEGTKQVAGAIFASTITTISVFVPVVFIEGFIKEIFMEMALTIAYSLIASLLIALTLVPAISSKILKEDEKTVSKEESDSGWAKRNYEKLFNFAFRFKYVVMVLVVILFGGFIFLAINNGFEYFPTSDEGQLNISISNPTENPLDTDEFFAVLDDLADDILEFDDVDIVGMTLGSAQGGFLGFSSAGSASASVVLSDDRVKSTNEMEVLLNELLMDDYDMIEFDISGSQQQTSMLTGSGYQVELRGYDLEVLKTEANEIAGLLSDVEGVLEVDNGVGIPADEIKITVDKDKAVQYGYMTAVVAVQIMELLSSEEVVTTITQGGTMYDVYVYDSSSNYSDTTLSVQEIKDTILGMGFDGSFIKVSDVADVEVIEGFSTINHINGIRSLTISATFDPDFNTTFVAQDLDEAMSDYEAPEGYVFEVQGENEEIMEALSTLVLAMVLAVALIYMIMASQFQSYSYPLIIMFTIPLAFTGGFAILFFTGMPVSVVAMIGFIILVGVVVNNGIVLVDYTNQLRAKGLGVKEALLEAGKTRLRPIVMTALTTILALITMALGVGDGAEMMQPMAVTTIGGLLYATVLTLVVVPIMYFLFTEYTKNILSGLGIVAVLAGTVGAYIYLGYWYIILIGVVLLVLLLANLFFNKKKVI; encoded by the coding sequence ATGAAAAATTTAGCCAAGTTTAGTGTGGATAGAGCTGTTACTGTTTTTATGGCAGTAATAATTGTAATTGTGTTTGGAGTGGTTTCTTATACCAATCTAACGACAGATTTATTCCCAAATATGAATCTCCCTTATAGTGTAGTTGTTACTACCTATCCAGGAGCAAGCCCTACAGAAGTAGAGGATGTAGTTACTAATCCTTTAGAGGATGCATTAGCTACAACAACAAATGTAAAAGAGATAACATCAATGTCACAAGAGAACTTTTCTTTGATAATTTTAGAGTTTAACGGTGATACAAATATGGACAGTGCCATTATAGAAATGCGTGAGACAATAGATATGTCGACTGCTAGTATGCCTGATATGGTAGGAAGTTCCATGATTATCAAATTAAACCCTGATATGATGCCTATTATGCAACTTAGTGTATCTAAAGGTGATTTAAATCAAAGAGAATTAACAGAATATGTTTATGACGAGATAGTACCTAATATTGAAAAGGTACCTGGTGTTGCTAGTGTTAGTATTAGTGGTGCTTATGAATCAGAAATACAAGTAGTTATAGATGAAGCAATCTTAGCTGAGAAAAATAATGAGATTGATGCTATTAATGCCCAATTTATTGCAATGTTAGGTGTAGATGCACCGCAATTACCATTGTTAGATAAAGAGCTTATAGGACAAATCTTACAAGCCCAAAACTTTGAGTATCCAGTTGGATACGCTAATATTGCTGATACTGAATATAGTGACGGAATATACTTAGTTCGTGTTGGTGATGAATTTGGGACAACAGATGAAATTGAGCATTTGACAGTATTTACTTTCCCCGGAATGTTAAATCCAGCTTATAATCCAGAAATTCATCCTATTGAAATGATGTATGTAATCAATCCTTTAGAAATCGGGATGAATGAAATTACTGACATTGATTTCGTTAATGCTAATGAAAAAGAATACAGTAAAGTAAATGGTGATAATGCAATCAGTATTTCAATTCAAAAAAGTAGTGAATATGCTACTACTGATGTAACAAAAGAAATCATTGCTGTATTAGAAGGTCTAAGTGAAACTGATACAGATACAGATTTTACAGTATTGTTAGATCAGGGAGAATATATTGGATTCGCTACGGGTAGTGTTGTAAACAACTTGGTTTATGGTGCTATACTAGCAGTAATTGTCCTAATTATATTCTTAAGAAGTGCCCGTGCAACATTCATTGTTGGGATAAGTATTCCTATCAGTCTAATGTTTGCAATAGTATTAATTTACTTTAGTGGGATTACTTTAAATATTGTTTCCCTAGGTGGGTTAGCACTTGGTATTGGGATGTTAGTAGATAACTCTATTGTAGTTATGGAAAATATCTTTAGAATGAAAAAACTTGGTTATTCAAATAGAGATGCTGCAATTGAAGGTACTAAACAAGTTGCAGGAGCAATCTTTGCTTCAACAATTACTACTATTAGTGTATTTGTACCAGTAGTGTTCATTGAAGGATTTATTAAAGAAATCTTTATGGAAATGGCTTTAACGATTGCATATAGCTTAATCGCATCATTACTAATTGCTTTAACTCTGGTTCCGGCGATTTCATCGAAGATTTTAAAAGAAGATGAAAAAACTGTTTCTAAAGAGGAATCAGATAGTGGCTGGGCAAAACGCAATTATGAAAAATTATTCAATTTTGCCTTTAGATTTAAATATGTAGTTATGGTATTAGTAGTAATATTGTTTGGTGGATTTATCTTCTTAGCAATAAATAATGGATTTGAGTATTTCCCAACTTCTGATGAAGGACAGTTAAATATCTCAATCTCTAATCCAACTGAAAATCCGTTAGATACAGATGAGTTCTTTGCTGTATTAGATGACCTTGCTGATGACATCTTAGAATTTGATGATGTTGATATAGTCGGAATGACATTAGGAAGTGCCCAAGGAGGTTTCCTCGGATTTAGTTCTGCAGGAAGCGCAAGTGCTTCTGTAGTACTAAGTGATGATAGAGTGAAATCTACTAACGAAATGGAAGTATTACTAAATGAGTTACTGATGGATGATTATGATATGATTGAGTTTGATATTAGTGGTTCACAGCAACAAACATCGATGTTAACAGGTAGTGGTTATCAAGTTGAACTTCGCGGTTATGATTTAGAAGTATTAAAAACAGAAGCAAATGAAATAGCAGGACTATTAAGTGATGTTGAAGGTGTCCTTGAAGTCGATAATGGTGTTGGTATTCCAGCTGATGAAATCAAAATTACTGTTGATAAAGATAAAGCTGTTCAATATGGTTATATGACAGCGGTAGTAGCAGTGCAAATTATGGAATTATTATCATCTGAAGAAGTAGTTACTACCATTACACAAGGTGGAACTATGTATGATGTATATGTTTACGATAGTTCATCTAACTATAGTGACACAACGCTTTCTGTTCAAGAGATTAAAGATACAATTCTTGGAATGGGATTTGATGGTTCATTTATTAAAGTTAGCGATGTTGCAGATGTTGAAGTAATCGAAGGTTTTAGTACAATAAATCATATAAATGGAATTAGATCATTAACTATCTCAGCAACATTTGATCCTGATTTCAATACTACATTCGTTGCTCAAGATTTAGATGAGGCAATGAGTGATTATGAAGCACCTGAAGGATATGTGTTTGAAGTCCAAGGGGAAAATGAAGAGATAATGGAAGCATTAAGTACTTTAGTTTTAGCAATGGTTTTAGCTGTTGCTTTAATCTATATGATTATGGCTTCGCAATTCCAATCATATAGTTATCCATTAATCATTATGTTTACAATTCCATTAGCATTTACTGGTGGATTTGCAATATTATTCTTTACAGGAATGCCTGTAAGTGTTGTCGCAATGATTGGATTTATTATATTAGTTGGGGTCGTCGTAAATAACGGTATAGTCCTTGTTGATTATACAAATCAATTACGAGCAAAAGGCTTAGGTGTTAAAGAAGCATTGTTAGAAGCTGGTAAAACAAGATTAAGACCAATCGTAATGACAGCTTTAACGACTATCTTAGCTTTAATCACTATGGCATTAGGTGTTGGTGATGGTGCAGAAATGATGCAACCAATGGCAGTAACTACAATTGGTGGATTATTATATGCAACAGTCTTAACATTGGTTGTTGTACCTATCATGTACTTCTTGTTTACTGAATACACTAAAAACATTTTAAGTGGTTTAGGAATAGTTGCAGTTCTTGCTGGTACTGTTGGGGCTTATATATATTTAGGTTACTGGTACATTATTCTTATCGGTGTGGTATTACTTGTATTGCTTTTAGCTAACTTATTCTTCAACAAAAAGAAGGTGATCTAA